One Nocardia huaxiensis genomic window, CCGAGGCGGCCAGGGGCCGGGATGAGTCAAAGTTTTCGGATGCCATCGAGTACAGCTCGCAGAATGTTGAGGTCGTCGGATCCGTTCTCGGGCATGGCCGGAGCGCGGAATTTGAGTAGGCCGTCGGCGATCAGGTCGCCGACGAGAATCTTGGTCACCGCCAGTGGCAGCCGCAGCGCGGCCGACACCTCGGCCACCGACAGGGGCAGCCGGCACAACCGCACGATATCGGTGTACTCCGGTTCGACCCGGCGCAGCGGCGGCGCCATATTCGGCACCACCACCACGGTGAGCATGTCGAGATCGTGCCCCGCCCCCATGGTTCGGCCGCCGGTCCTCGCATAGGGGCGCACGAGGGGACCGGCAGCGTCGTCGAACCACTGTTCGCCCGGCCGCGGCGTCATGACAGCCGGGGGTTGACCTGTCCGGCCAGCGGCTGGCGCGGGGAGGTGGACAGATAGGTGCCGACACGCTGGACCGTGAGGTTCATTTCGTACGCGACCATGCCTAGGTTGGCCTGCTCGGTGGCCTGCAGCGCCAGGCAGGCGTGACTGCCCGCGGCGGTCACGAAGAGCACCGCCCGGTCGAGTTCGATGACCGCCTGGCGTACGCCACCGCCGTCGAAACGCGTTCCCGCGCTGCGCGCCAGCCCGTAGAGCGTGGAGGACATGGCGCCGAAGTGCTCGGCGTCCTCACGGCTCATCGAGGAGGAACGGCCCAGCAGCAGCCCGTCGGTGGAGTGCACCACCGCGTGCCGCACACCCGCGAGCCGATCGACCAGATCGTCGAGAAGCCAGTTGAGATCACCAGCGTTTGAGATGGTCACCGTCGCCTTCCTGTCTGTCCTGAATTCCATTGGACGTCGGCGCGTTCGCACTCGGATCGGCCTGCCGGCCCTGCCTGGTTCCGTTCGCGATCGCGGACATGAGGTCTCGGGCCTGCTCGGCCGTGCGGGTAGGCTCGGGCGGCGCCTCCTGGGTCGCCTTCTCCTGCGCCAATTCCGGTGCGAGACTTGCCTGCCGGCGCCTGCGCGGGAGCGCGGGCCGACCGTCGGAGCCAGTGTAATGCGAACCACCGAATTCGGAAGAGCGGAAACCGTTTTCCCGTGGTATCTGCGGCTGCGGGCGGTCGCGCCACGAATTCGGATTGGTCGGCGGATCGAACGGTGCGGGGGTGTCGAAGGACATCTGCTGCGGGAATCGGTGATCGGGGTGCGCGGCGGGCGGCGCCGGCGCGGCGGGCGCGGGTTCGTCGGGCGCACTGTGCCGGGCGGCGGGAAGCGCGATGCTGTTCCCGGCTGCGGGCAGCGCGTGTGCGCCCGTGGCGGCCAGAGCGTGGGTTCCGGTCGTGGTGGCGTCGAGTTGGCGCGGCACGGCCGGGATTTCGCCGGTGCGGCCCGCGGGCACGGTGAGCCCCGACGGCACCAGCACAATGGCGCGCACGCCGCCGTAATCGGATTCGGTGAGCCGCACCGAGATTCCGTTGCGCACCGCCAGCTGGGCGACCACGAACATGCCCAGCCGGGAATCCTCCGACAGGGTGGTGACACCGAAGTCCGGTGGATTGCGCAGCATGTCGTTGATGCGGGCGATCTCCGGCTCTGGAATGCCCATGCCCTGATCGATGATCTCGACCGCCACCCCCTTGCCGACCACATTGCCGCGCACCGACACCTGCGACTGCGGCGGCGAGAAGTGCGCGGCATTGTCGACCAGCTCGGCGATCAGGTGCACGAGGTCGGCCACCGCGGTGCCGGCCACCGAAACCTCGGGCAGCCGCGCGATTTTCACGCGCGTGTAGTCCAGGGCCTCACCCACGCCACTGCGCACCACCTCGACCAGCTGGACGGGATTGCGCCACTGCCGGCCGGGCTGGCCGCCCGCGAGAATGATCAGGTTCTCGGCATTGCGGCGTTCGCGGGTGGCCAGATGGTCCAGGCGGAAGAACAATTCGAGCAGCGCCGGATCCTCCTGCTTGGATTCGGCCTCGTCGAGCACCTCCAGCTGCCGGTGCACCACGACCTGGCTGCGGTGGGCGATATTGAGGAACACCGACTTCACGCCCTCGCGGGTGCGGGATTCGGTGATGGCCGCCGCGACCGCCGCCGCGTGCGCGTGACTGAACGCCTGCGCCACCTGACCGATCTCGTCGCCGCCGAAATCCAGTGGCGGCGTCTCGGTCTGCGGATCCACCTGCTCGCCCTCGCGCAGCTTGCGCATGATCTCGGGCAGCCGCTCGTCCGCGAGGGCGAAGGTCTGGTCGCGTAGTCGCTTGAGGCGGCGGATGATCCGGTTCGCCAGCACCAGCGCCACCAGGAAGGCGAGCACCGCCACCGCGAACAGCGCGGACCCGGCGAGGGCGGAATTGCGGGCATCGGTTTCGGCCGCGTCGACGGCCAGGCCCTGGGCGTGCTGGCTCTGGCTGTCCCACAGCTCCAGCAGCGCCGTGTTCACTTCATTGGCGGCTGCCTGCCACTCTTCGACGGTGAACGGCAGCGGGTCCGGTTCGGTCTTCGGCTTGACGGCGGTGATCGGGTCCAGGGCGCGCGCGATGAAGGAGTTCTCCATGAACGCCAGCCGCCCCCACGACGGCATGGCGGTGATGGCCTGGGCCGCCGCCACCCGCTCCTGCTCGTCGGTGGTGGCCATGCCCTCGATGCTGACCCGATAGCCGCCGACCAGCCGCGAGAACTCCGCGGCCAGCTCCGGGGGCAGGGTGCCGTCATTGGCCAGGATGCTCGCCAAGGAGGTGCTGCGGGACAGCATTTCGGACGCGCCGACGATGGTGAGGGTCTCGCCGGTCTCCACGGCCACCTCCGCCGAGGGCGCGGTGGTCTGCACGGCCTGCGTGCCGATGGAGATGACATCGAGCAGGTGGCTGTAGAAGGTGTAGGTGTCCGACAGCGTCAGCGCGTGCGCGTCGACCTGCGTGCGCACCGCGGCCAGTTGGGCGATGAGCGTATTGAATCCGCCCACATCGCCCTTCACGCCCTCCGGACCCAGATCCTCCATGGTGGCGGTGGTGGGCGCGAACGCCCGCAGCGCGGCATCGAGCCGTAACCGAGCCTGCGCCACGCCTTTCGGATTCGGGGCCTCGCCGCCCAGCTGGGCCAGCGTCAGCTGCCGCTCCTGCTGGACCGAGCCCACCAGCTCCTTGGTCAGCGGTGTGAAGTCGCGCAGCGCTACCGCCCAGTCGCGTGCGTTGCGGCCTTCGACCACAAGGTATCCCGCGCCACCCACACCGATCACGAGCAGCGCCAGGCTCGGAACGAGTGCGATGGCGAGAACGCGGGTGCGGACACCGAGTCTCGCTGTGAACATCGGCACAACGTATCGGGACATATGTCACATACGTTGCGGATATCCCGTTGAGCGGAACCAAGATTGACTGTCAGAGCCATGCGTGCATCGGAATGATGGTTTCGCGGTGCCGGATTCGTGTGCGCGCCGTGGGCGGCCCGGACGCTCGCTGTCCAGGTTCGCACCGAACCCGCAGCGGGCCGGGATGATTCGTCACTCGGTGTCGCGCCGCCGGTGCCGTGCGCCGTTCTCGGCGTCGGACTGCCCGTCGTGCGGCGGGTTGCCGGGATCGGCGCGACGGCCCTGCCGGGTGCCGTTCTCGATGGCGGACATGAGATCTCGCGCCTGCTCGGCGGTGCGTTCCGGACGGGTTGGGGCCGGTGTCTCGGCGGATAGCGGATCTTTCGCCAGTTCCGGTGCGAGGCTGGATTGGCGGCGGCGGCGCGGGAGTGTCGGCCGATGCTCGCCACCGCGAGAAGTGTCCGGCCGCACGGGCTCCGGCGGGGCGGGAGTTGCGTCCATCTCCCTCGAACCGCGTCCGGGATCCGGTGCGGCAGGCAGGGCGTGCGGCCGGTGGGTCGTGAGCGGCCGGCGTGGGTCGGGGACCTGCTCGCGGCCGGACATCTCGGTGCTGATGAGCGCGGCCGGCACCAGCACGATCGCGCGAATGCCGCCGTAGTCGGACTCGGACAGGCGCACCGAAATGCCGTGGCGCGCCGCGAGTTGCGACACCACGAACAGGCCGAGCCGGGAATCGGTGGACAGGGCGGTGACGCCGAAATCCACCGGGGCGGCCAGGCGCGCATTGGCGGCCGCCAATTCGGGTTCGGGAATGCCCATGCCCTGATCGCTGATCTCCAGGGCGAGGCCGCGAGCGACGGTGCGACCGGAGATCTCCACGAACGCCTGCGGCGGCGAGAACGACGTGGCGTTGTCGACCAGTTCGGCCAGCAGGTGGATGAGGTCGCCGACGGCCGCGCCGAGCACGAACGCCTCGGGCAGGCGCGAGGTGCGGACCCGCTGATAATCCAGGGTCTCGCCGACCGCGCTGCGCACCAATTCCATGACCGGCACCGGATTTCGCCACTGCCGGCCCGGCTGCCCGCCCGCGAGAATGATCAGGTTCTCGGCATTGCGGCGCTCCCGGGTGGCGAGGTGGTCGAGCCGGAAGAAGGTGTCGAGCAGGGTCGGATCCTCCTGCGTGGACTCGGCCTCGTCGAGCAGCTCGAGCTGCCGGTGCATCACCACCTGGCTGCGGTGCGCGATATTGCGGAAGACCGCCTTCACGCCCTCGCGGGTGCGGGCCTCGGTCACCGCGGCGGACACGGCCGCCGCGTGCGCATGGCCGAAAGCCTGTGCCACCTGGCCGATCTCATCGCCGCCGAAATCCAGCTGCGGGTCGGTGGCCTCCGCGTCGACGGCTTCGCCGGTCGCCAGCCTGCGCATGGTCTCGGGCAGCTGCTCATCGGCCAGCGCGAGGGTGCGATCCCGCAAGCGGCGCAGCCGCCGGATGATGCGATTCGCCAGCACCATCGCCACCACGATCGCGCCCACCGCGACCGCGAGAATTCCCGCACCCGCGAGCAACGAATTGCGTGTGGTGCCGGACGCGGCGTCGGAGGCCAGGCTCTGGGCCTGGGAACTCTGCGCCTCCCACAGATCGGCCAGCGCCTTGTCGACTTCCGCTGCCGCGGACTGCCATTCGGTGTTGGTCAGCGGAAGAGCCACGCGCCGGACCGGCGTCCCGGTGTCCTCGCGGGGCAGCGCACGTTGCGACAGTGCGGTTTCCATGGCGCCCAGCCGCTGCCAGGCCGCACCGGAGACCAGCGCCTGCGTCGCGGCCGCCTGATCGGGATCCGGGTCGGCGACGAACTGCTCGATGCGCATCCGGTAGTACCCGACCAGTCGCACGAATTCGGTGCCGAGCTCCGGACTCAGCTCCTCGTCCTGCGCCAGCGCCGCACCCAGGGCGGTGGCCCGGCTCATGGCCTCCAGACTCTGCAGCACCTCGGCGGATTCGGAGAGTTCGGCGGCGGTGGCGGCATCGGGTGCGGTCTGCTGGGCGATGCGAATACCCGACATCACCAATTCCGGCATGCGACTGTAGAACTGGTACGCCTCGGCCACCGGCACCGTCCCGGCGTCGACACCGGCGCGAATCGTGGTGAGCTGCTTGCCGAGCGCCTGGAACGCCGCGGTGCTGTCGCCCATCGATTCGGGCCCCATGCTCGACAGCCGCGACTGATTGGGTGCGATCTGCAGGAAGGCGTTGTCCAGCCGCAGCCGCGCCGCCGCCAGATCCCGGATATCCGGATCGGCTCCGGCATTGCGCCACAGGGTGATTCGCCGTTCGGCCTGAATGGCTTCGACCAGCTCCCGGGTCGGGGAGATCCCCGCCCGCAGCTCGTCGGCCCAGGCGCGGGCCTCGTTCGACTGGTCCACCAGTCCGCCCGTCGCGCCCACGCCGACGACCACCAGGGCCAGGCTGGGGACGAGCGCTATCGCCAGGATACGGGTCCGGACACCGAGGTTCGGCATGCGCATTGCCACAACGTAGCCATTCGGGGAGGTGATCCTGGCCACGAGTCCCTTTGACCAGGACCAGGATTGACGATCCGCGCCGGTCCGTGTAAGCCAGGGAATAGCGGACCATTCGGTCCGGCAACGGTTTTCGGAACTTCACGCGGGATCCCGTACCCGCACCCCTCGTACAGGCACGGGATCCCGCGTCCGGATCAACTCGCGGAGATGGCCGAGACGTACCAGCCGAACGAATGACCCTTGCTGGAACAGAAGAAGCTGTCGTGGAACCAGACCCCGCAGCGCGCGCCCGCGAACTCGACCTTGGGCCCCCACACGTCGCTGTCCGTGGCCACCTCGTCGATGCTCGGGTTACCGCCCGCCCGGGTATACGCGCCGGGGGAGAACGCCGGATGCGCCGGCATCGAAGCCGAGTCGATGACGACCTGACTCACCTGGAAGGGAATCGGTACGTCGGCCTCGGCGAACTTGATGGTCATGGACGCGGGCGAGGCCAGGTCGCACCCGACATCCCCGGTGGGCGCGATCGAGCAATTGATTCCGCCCGCGCGGAAGTACAGCGCAGCCGATTCCTCGGCCGATGCCGTCCCCGCGAGCGGAACGGCGGCAAGCGCGGACGCGGCGGCAACTCCCGCGGCGCGCTGGGTGAAGCTGAGCATTCGAACAATCCCTTCCGAACCGTGCACTCATCGTTGGCTATTCGGTGGTACTGCTGGGGTGTTGTTCGTAGCCCGGAACCCGCTGGTTACAGGTCATTTTTGCAATCCGGCATATCGGGCGTGCCGGATTGCCGTGCCGGACCGACATTTCCGGCCGGAAACCCGGCTCGACCGGCCGGGATCGTGCAGACGCCCATGTACCCCCCGCCCGGAGGGTAGATTTGTCCGTACCCGGAAGTAACTTGTAAGTAGGAGGCGACGATGCCGGTACCGGCAGCCGCGGTATTCGACCGTCTGCGGACGTTCGCGGCGGTGGACACGACCGACGATCGTGACAACCGCGCGATCACCGAGGTGTTCACCGGCAGCACGCTGGGCACGGTGCCCGTCGGCACCGCCGACGATGTCGCGGCCGCCGTCGCCAGAGGCCGTGCCGCACAGGCGGAATGGGCCGCACGGCCGGTGAAGGAGCGGGCCGCGGTGCTCGAGCGCTACCGGGCGCTGGTGGTGGAGAACCGCGAATACCTCATGGACATCGTGCAGGCCGAGACCGGCAAGGCGCGGTGGGCGGCGCAGGAAGAGATCATGGGGCTGATCTTCGCGGCCCGGTATTTCTCCCGGGTCGCGCCGCAGCTGCTGGCGCCGCACAGTGCGACCGGGGCGTTCCCGGTGCTGAACCGGGCTTCGGTGCGGGCGGTGCCCAAGGGGATCGTGGGCGTCATCGCGCCGTGGAACTACCCGATGCTGCTGTCGGTCGGTGACTCGATTCCGGCGTTGCTCGCCGGTAATGCCGTGGTGGTCAAGCCGGACAGTCAGACGCCGTACTCCTCGCTGGCCAATGCCGAACTGTTCGCGCGGGCCGGGCTGCCCCGGGACCTGTTCGCCGTCGTCACCGGTCCCGGCACGGTGGTGGGCACCGCCATCGTCGACTCGTGCGACTACCTGATGTTCACCGGGTCCTCCGCGACCGGGCGCACGCTGGCCGAACAGTGCGGGCGTCGCCTCATCGGCTTCTCGGCGGAACTGGGCGGCAAGAATCCGATGATCGTCACCAAGGACGCCAATCTCGACAAGGCCGCCAAAGCGGCTGTGCGCGCGTGCTTCTCGAATGCCGGGCAGCTGTGCATCTCCATCGAGCGGTTGTATGTCGATCGGAGCGTGGCCGATGCGTTCACCGAGAAGTTCGTGGCTAATGTGAAGGCCGCGAAACTCGGTGCCTCCTACGACTTCTCGAACGATATCGGCAGCCTCATCTCCGAATCCCAGCTCGAGACCGTCACCAAGCATGTGGCCGACGCCGTATCGAAGGGCGCGAAGGTGCTCGCGGGTGGCAATGCGCGCCCGGATCTCGGCCCGCTCTTCTACGAACCGACCGTGCTCTCCGAGGTCACCGACGCCATGGAGTGCGGGCGCAACGAAACCTTCGGGCCGCTGGTCTCCATCTACCCCGTGGACGGGGTCGAAGAGGCCATCACGCGCGCCAATGACACCGAATACGGCCTGAACGCGAGCGTCTGGGCGGGAAGCAAATCCGAGGGCGAGCAGATCGCCGAGCGTTTGCACGCCGGCACCGTCAATGTCGACGAGGGCTACGCCCCGGCGTGGGGCACCACCGGCGCTCCCATGGGCGGCATGGGTATTTCGGGTGTCGGCCGCCGGCACGGTCCCGACGGCCTGCTGAAGTTCACCGAACCGCAGTCCATCGTGGTCACCCGGTTCTTGAACCTGGATGCCCCGGCCTTCTTCCCGAACGACAAGTGGCAGCCGTTCCTGATGGGCATCGCGCGCGCGATCCGGTTCCTGCCGGGCCGCTGAGGCCGCGCAATCCCTCGAGCCGCTCCGGTCCGCACGGTCCGGGGCGGCTCCCGCATTCCGGGGCTATCCGGTGCGCAGCCGAGTCTTCGCCGATTGTGCGAGGCGCAGCGCACCCGGCGCGACGGTGAGTGCCGCGTAGATTGCCGCGGGCTTGAGCGCGAAGCGTTCCCCCAGGGCGATCCGGACCTGTGCGCGTGCGCTTGTGGTATCGGAGGACGCCAGGGCGGAACGGGCGCGGTCCATGGCTTGATGGAAGCGGATGTCGCCGCGTTTGCGCAGGGCCGTCTCCCGCGTGGCCGGATCGTCGGTGAGCTCGGCGATCCGGGTGAAGGCCACCTGCACGCTGTCCTGGTAGATCCGATGGGTGCCGGGCTCTTCGGGGATGCGATAGCCCGCGAGTGGTTCGGGAATCAGGCGAACGACGCTGCCCTGCGCGAGCATTCGCGCGAACAGCATCAGGCCCTCGACGGTCGGCAGGTCGTTCTCGTAGCCGCCGCCGGATTGCCAGGCGGCTGCCCGAATAGCGGCGGTGTAGTAGAGCACCGACCCCGCCACGTATTCGGCGAGGGTGATGCGGTGGCCGATGCCGGGCTCCTCGGTGATGCCGCCGTCGCGGCGGAAGGTGGTCGATCCGAGTGCGCCGTCGTCGGTGAATCCGGCGGCGTCGACCGCTACCACGTCGGTGTCGGAATGTTCCTGCAGCACTTGATGCGTGCGTGCGCAGAACGTCGGCATGAGCTTGTGGTGGGGGCGCACGACCGTGTAGATCTGCCCCCTCGCCTGTGCGGCGGCGTGATTGATCCCGGCGCCGAATCCGTGACTGTCCGTGCGCGACACGACAATTCGCTCGTCGCCGTACTTGTCCGCGATGACCTGCGCCTCGCCGGATGCATCGGCGACGATCAACTCCCACGCGTCGAAGCCCTGCTCCCGGACCGATTCGATCAGATCGGCCAGTCTGGGTTCGGGTCCTTCGACTACCGTCAGAATGCTGAACTCTGGTTGAGACATAGTGGCAAACCCCCATCGTCGATCCCCTGGCTGGAGTCACGATATCCCGATCAGCAGGACCGGATGGCGGCATTGTGCGAGAGGGTTCCGCCCTCGGTCCTGGTGATCGGTCGTCCAATCCGGGAGTGCTTCGTGGCGTGCGGCGCGATGGGTGGACGACGGTGTCCGGGGGTGGCGGTGGACGACGTTGTCCGGCCGGAGCGCTGCGGTGGGCCAAGGGGTTTCGGCGTTCAGGCGTCGGCCTGCCAGGCGAAGCCGTCGGGGTCGGTGAAGGTGCCGATGGTGCCGTGCATCGTGATGCCGTGGGAGCCGGAGCCGGCGGGGGAGACCCCGGCGTCCTTCGCGGCGGCCTTGCGGGGGTACAGGGCCAGCTTGACGGGAGAGCCGGTGAGGTCGAACTCGGCGTACTTGCCGCCGAAGCTCTTCGAGACGGTCAGGCCGCGCTCGACGTAGTACCGCTTGCTCGCCTTGACATCCTCGACGCCGAGCAGCAGCACGACGCTGTCGACCTTGCGGGAGGACGGGCCGGTGTCCTTCTTCTGCGAGGTGGTGATCTTCCAGATGGTCCCGTCCGGACCCTGAATGATGCCGCCGTAGCCCCAGAAGCTCTTCTTGGCGGGGTCGAGAACGCTGAATCCGTTTCGCAGGGCGGAGGCGATGAGGTTGTCGGCGGTGCCGGGCTGATCGACGACCAGCGACATCATGAAGCCGCGGAAGCCCTCCGACGCAGCCTGCACGGGCCCGAAGGTCAGCGCCTCGCCGAGCCCGAAGGCGGCGTCGTACGCGGCGGCGGTGGCTGTCGGATCGGCGGTCTCGAGGTTGACGGTGATCGCGGTGGCGGTGCTGGTGTTTGTCATGGCTATAACGTTAAATTTCGCCGTTACCTGCGACATCCGTGCCGACCACGGAATCCGCCACGGAAAGACCACGTACCGGACCCGCAGTCCTAAGCCGCGCTATTTTAGAACCTGTTTCAGAAGATGGGAGACAGGTATGACGGGCAGTGGAGCCGGGCGGTTCGAGGGGAAGGTCGCGGTGGTGACGGGTGCGTCCTCCGGGCTGGGGCAGGCCGTGGCGCGCTCGCTCATCGACGGCGGAGCGCGGGTATTCGGCGTCGGACGGGACCGGGAGCGTTTGAGCGCCGAGCTGGAGGGTGGCGAAACCGCCTGGCTGGCAGCAGATCTCGCCGACCCGGCAGCGAGCGCCGACGTGGTGCGGGCGTGCACGGAACGCTTCGGCGGCCTCGACATCCTGGTGAATGCGGCCGGTGCGCACACCATGCGCCACACCGCCGAGGTCACCGACGCCGACTGGCACTACGACCTGGCGGTCAACCTGAGCGCACCGTTCTTCCTCTCCCGCGCCGCCCTGCCCTCGCTGCTCGAACGCGGCGGCTGCATAGTCAATGTCGCCTCGATCGCCGGTCTCGAAGGTCAGGCCTACTCCGCCGGATACTGCGCCGCCAAACACGGTCTCATCGGCCTGACCCGCGCCATGGCCCTCGAATTCGACGCCCGCGGCATTCGGATCAACGCCGTCTGCCCCGGCGGGATGACCACCCCGCTCCTGGAGAACTTCACCTTCCCGGAAGACCCCGACTACACCCTGATCATGAAGACCGCCACGGCCCGCGGCCTGATGGACCCGGCCCAGGTGGCCACTGTCATCAGCTTCCTCTGCTCGCCGGACGCCTCGGCCGTCCACGGCGCCGTCTACACCGTCGACAACGGCAAAATGGCGCTCTGACACCCGCTGCCGCCCGCGGACTGCCTAGGGTGGGGTGGTCGAAAGGATGCTCGATGTCTGTGAATCCGCTTGCCGGCGTGGGGGCTTGGGACAATGTGGCCGACGGTTACGACGAGTTCGCCGCGCCGATGATGGAACCGTTCGCGTTGCGGGCGCTCGAGATCGCGGATCCCGCGCCCGGCGCCCGGATCGTGGACGTCGCGACCGGGACAGGGCTGCTGGCGTTCGCGGCCGCCGAGCGGGGGACGGAGGTTCAGGCCCTCGACTTCTCGGCGGCGATGATCGATCGGGTCCGGGCGCGGGCCGAGGCGAAGGGGGTGACCGATCTCGTCGCCGTGGTGGGGGACGGGCAGGCGCTGCCCTACGGTGATGACACCTTCGACGCGGGGTTCTCGATGTTCGGGCTGATGTTCTTCCCCGATCGGGCGCGGGGGTTCGCGGAGTTGCGGCGTGTACTGCGGCCCGGCGGTATCGCCGTGGTCGCGAGCTGGGCGCCCATCGCGGAATCGCCGCTCATGTCACTGCTTTTCGGCGCGTATCAGGCCGGAATCCCGGATTTCCCCGCGCCGCGGCCGAATCCGGACAGCCTGGAGAATCCGGAGGTCTTCGAAAGCGAGCTGGCGGCGTCCGGATTCACCGAGATACGGGTCCGGCCGCAGTCCGTCGCGGTCGCCTACGACAGCGCGGCCGAGCTGTGGGAGGGGATCACACGGCATAGTGCCGCCCTGCAGCTGACTCGCCGGCGCACCGCTGCCGCCACCTGGAAGGCCCAGGAGGACATCATGATTCGCTATCTGGAGGAGAACTATCGCCCCGGCGAGGAACTCTCCACCACCGCCTGGCTGGGCAGCGGGCGCAAGCCCGCCACCACGATATGAAGGACTGATGGCGCGGCCGGCCCGGAGAAACCGGCCGCGCCACCTCCTCATCCGGTCAGGTCCGCGCCGCGCGGCGGGGCGGGAGCCGCTTCCAACGCCGCCGCTTCGGCATCGGTGAACAACCGAGACCGGATGATGAATCGGACTCCTTCCGGAGCTTCGAGGGAGAATCCGCCGCCGCGCCCGGGGACCACGTCGACGGTGAGATGGGTGTGCCGCCAGTACTCGTACTGGTCGGCGCTCATCCAGAACGAGGTGTCGGGGAAGACGCGGCCGAGCATGACATCGGCTGCGCCGACCCGGAATTCGCCCAGCGGATAGCACATGGGGGAGCTGCCATCACAGCAGCCGCCGGATTGGTGGAACATCACCGGGCCGTGGTGAGCGATGAGCCCTTGCAGCACCTCGGTAGCAGCCTCGGTGATGCCCACTCTGGACACGGTCCCTGATTTCATCAGAAGAAGCCCAACTTTTTCGGTGAGTAGGAGACCAGCAGATTCTTGGTCTGCTGGTAGTGGTCCAGCATCATCTTGTGGGTTTCCCGTCCGATGCCGGACTTCTTGTAGCCGCCGAAGGCGGCGTGTGCGGGATAGGCGTGGAAGCAGTTGGTCCACACCCGGCCGGCCTTGATGGCGCGGCCCAGGCGGTACGCGGTGCTGCCGTCGCGGGTCCACACGCCCGCGCCCAGACCGTACAGGGTGTCATTGGCGATGGTGATCGCTTCGACCTCATTGTCGAAGCGAGTCACCGCCACCACCGGGCCGAAGATCTCCTCCTGGAAGATCCTCATATCATTGCGGCCCTCGAAGATCGTGGGCTCGATGTAATACCCGTTGGGGAAGCCTTCCACCTTGCGCATCTCGCCGCCGGTGAGGACCTTCGCTCCCTCTTTGCGGCCGATGTCGATGTAGGACAGGATCTTCTCGTATTGGTCGTTGCTGGCCTGCGCTCCGATCATGGTCGAATCATCAAGGGGGTTCCCGCCTTTGATGGCCTTGGTGCGTTCGATGCAGCGCGCCATGAACTCGTCGTAGATCGAGGAGTGGATGAGCGCACGGGACGGGCAGGTGCAGACTTCACCCTGATTCAGGGCGAACATGACGAATCCTTCGACGGCCTTGTCGAGGAAATCGTCGTCGGCGGCGGCCACATCGGGCAGGAAGATATTGGGCGACTTGCCACCCAGCTCGAGTGTCAC contains:
- a CDS encoding DUF742 domain-containing protein, yielding MTPRPGEQWFDDAAGPLVRPYARTGGRTMGAGHDLDMLTVVVVPNMAPPLRRVEPEYTDIVRLCRLPLSVAEVSAALRLPLAVTKILVGDLIADGLLKFRAPAMPENGSDDLNILRAVLDGIRKL
- a CDS encoding roadblock/LC7 domain-containing protein, giving the protein MTISNAGDLNWLLDDLVDRLAGVRHAVVHSTDGLLLGRSSSMSREDAEHFGAMSSTLYGLARSAGTRFDGGGVRQAVIELDRAVLFVTAAGSHACLALQATEQANLGMVAYEMNLTVQRVGTYLSTSPRQPLAGQVNPRLS
- a CDS encoding nitrate- and nitrite sensing domain-containing protein; this translates as MFTARLGVRTRVLAIALVPSLALLVIGVGGAGYLVVEGRNARDWAVALRDFTPLTKELVGSVQQERQLTLAQLGGEAPNPKGVAQARLRLDAALRAFAPTTATMEDLGPEGVKGDVGGFNTLIAQLAAVRTQVDAHALTLSDTYTFYSHLLDVISIGTQAVQTTAPSAEVAVETGETLTIVGASEMLSRSTSLASILANDGTLPPELAAEFSRLVGGYRVSIEGMATTDEQERVAAAQAITAMPSWGRLAFMENSFIARALDPITAVKPKTEPDPLPFTVEEWQAAANEVNTALLELWDSQSQHAQGLAVDAAETDARNSALAGSALFAVAVLAFLVALVLANRIIRRLKRLRDQTFALADERLPEIMRKLREGEQVDPQTETPPLDFGGDEIGQVAQAFSHAHAAAVAAAITESRTREGVKSVFLNIAHRSQVVVHRQLEVLDEAESKQEDPALLELFFRLDHLATRERRNAENLIILAGGQPGRQWRNPVQLVEVVRSGVGEALDYTRVKIARLPEVSVAGTAVADLVHLIAELVDNAAHFSPPQSQVSVRGNVVGKGVAVEIIDQGMGIPEPEIARINDMLRNPPDFGVTTLSEDSRLGMFVVAQLAVRNGISVRLTESDYGGVRAIVLVPSGLTVPAGRTGEIPAVPRQLDATTTGTHALAATGAHALPAAGNSIALPAARHSAPDEPAPAAPAPPAAHPDHRFPQQMSFDTPAPFDPPTNPNSWRDRPQPQIPRENGFRSSEFGGSHYTGSDGRPALPRRRRQASLAPELAQEKATQEAPPEPTRTAEQARDLMSAIANGTRQGRQADPSANAPTSNGIQDRQEGDGDHLKRW
- a CDS encoding nitrate- and nitrite sensing domain-containing protein, coding for MRMPNLGVRTRILAIALVPSLALVVVGVGATGGLVDQSNEARAWADELRAGISPTRELVEAIQAERRITLWRNAGADPDIRDLAAARLRLDNAFLQIAPNQSRLSSMGPESMGDSTAAFQALGKQLTTIRAGVDAGTVPVAEAYQFYSRMPELVMSGIRIAQQTAPDAATAAELSESAEVLQSLEAMSRATALGAALAQDEELSPELGTEFVRLVGYYRMRIEQFVADPDPDQAAATQALVSGAAWQRLGAMETALSQRALPREDTGTPVRRVALPLTNTEWQSAAAEVDKALADLWEAQSSQAQSLASDAASGTTRNSLLAGAGILAVAVGAIVVAMVLANRIIRRLRRLRDRTLALADEQLPETMRRLATGEAVDAEATDPQLDFGGDEIGQVAQAFGHAHAAAVSAAVTEARTREGVKAVFRNIAHRSQVVMHRQLELLDEAESTQEDPTLLDTFFRLDHLATRERRNAENLIILAGGQPGRQWRNPVPVMELVRSAVGETLDYQRVRTSRLPEAFVLGAAVGDLIHLLAELVDNATSFSPPQAFVEISGRTVARGLALEISDQGMGIPEPELAAANARLAAPVDFGVTALSTDSRLGLFVVSQLAARHGISVRLSESDYGGIRAIVLVPAALISTEMSGREQVPDPRRPLTTHRPHALPAAPDPGRGSREMDATPAPPEPVRPDTSRGGEHRPTLPRRRRQSSLAPELAKDPLSAETPAPTRPERTAEQARDLMSAIENGTRQGRRADPGNPPHDGQSDAENGARHRRRDTE
- a CDS encoding succinic semialdehyde dehydrogenase yields the protein MPVPAAAVFDRLRTFAAVDTTDDRDNRAITEVFTGSTLGTVPVGTADDVAAAVARGRAAQAEWAARPVKERAAVLERYRALVVENREYLMDIVQAETGKARWAAQEEIMGLIFAARYFSRVAPQLLAPHSATGAFPVLNRASVRAVPKGIVGVIAPWNYPMLLSVGDSIPALLAGNAVVVKPDSQTPYSSLANAELFARAGLPRDLFAVVTGPGTVVGTAIVDSCDYLMFTGSSATGRTLAEQCGRRLIGFSAELGGKNPMIVTKDANLDKAAKAAVRACFSNAGQLCISIERLYVDRSVADAFTEKFVANVKAAKLGASYDFSNDIGSLISESQLETVTKHVADAVSKGAKVLAGGNARPDLGPLFYEPTVLSEVTDAMECGRNETFGPLVSIYPVDGVEEAITRANDTEYGLNASVWAGSKSEGEQIAERLHAGTVNVDEGYAPAWGTTGAPMGGMGISGVGRRHGPDGLLKFTEPQSIVVTRFLNLDAPAFFPNDKWQPFLMGIARAIRFLPGR